A section of the Engraulis encrasicolus isolate BLACKSEA-1 chromosome 8, IST_EnEncr_1.0, whole genome shotgun sequence genome encodes:
- the LOC134453948 gene encoding toll-like receptor 13: MTSTLHRSLSAPLLITLYIISYTSHVNGFTFGECNLHKPVGNHTRFLCIKKHLQKVPQNLPVTLTTIDISFNKITAIKIHNFQNLVHLEILNISHNNISCVERGAFRSLLSLTQLNLNGNHLIKITNELFSGLTNLKVILMEFNNISTIAPSAFSIFSKLECVKLSGNNLRNITNLQPIFQRETLKELHIAHNNIAHFQSTDISNSSLHLQILNLSSNPISIFRITTNIFPNLTAIDLSFCFSVPNLEWKVQSTDFFRNVWRLDLSGINIPSMDFILQTFDKSLSQLNLRNVTDLKAILKKACLIPTLTELTLCDNGITNITGVGNNFIFEINSCVCQNLRNLTELNLGSNYIGILRGAFKNGPPKLEYLNIGGNSLHSIKTDDFRGLTSLTHLVLHDNKIDSIEAGAFDSLTSLKTLDLQTNKITDKYLTPAIFSGLPNLSKLLLHDNHLFRTKRYKTPPFCHLKSLEVLTVFSQTHSQISTYLPVNLLWNLTKLSGFWAQNVGIQSLDVNLFTNNAQLTALALSQNHFVFLSPDTFLPLRNLTKLHLRNSNLKTLDFALQAQLQNLRYLQISFNQISSFNYTIIQALPALQLLDMRGNTFTCDCSNEGFIKWVKMNNHTQVLAANAFRCNSPPNLIGTELLKLDVHSCSVDFGFYCYISSTSVVLLTMVTSLLYHFLRWKIVYAYYLFLAFLYDKKKKEPEKTTRFQYDAFLSYNLHDEHWVTGTLLPKLEGEQGWRLCLHHRDFQPGKFIVDNIIDGIYGSRKTICVISQHYLESEWCSREVQVASFRLFDEKKDVLVLVFLEDIPEYRLSAHYRIRSLLRKRTYLRWPKAGEDPRVFWEKLRLALGTTQDS, translated from the exons atgacctcgactctacACAGATCTCTCagtgctcctctcctcatcactctgTACATTATATCTTACACCAGTCATGTGAATGGATTCACATTTGGCGAGTGCAATTTACACAAGCCAGTGGGAAACCATACACGTTTTTTGTGCATCAAAAAACACCTCCAGAAAGTTCCACAAAACCTTCCTGTTACTCTAACCACCATAGACATTTCTTTCAATAAGATTACTGCCATAAAGATACATAATTTTCAAAATCTTGTACATTTAGAGATATTAAACATCTCACACAATAACATTTCTTGTGTGGAGAGAGGTGCTTTCAGAAGCTTGCTTTCCTTAACACAGTTGAACCTAAACGGGAACCATTTGATCAAAATCACAAATGAATTGTTCAGTGGCCTGACTAATCTAAAAGTGATTCTCATGGAATTCAATAACATTTCCACCATAGCTCCGTCAGCATTTTCAATATTTTCCAAGCTGGAGTGTGTGAAACTGTCAGGCAATAACCTGAGAAACATAACAAATCTGCAACCCATATTCCAGAGAGAAACTCTGAAAGAActtcacattgcacacaacaatattgcaCATTTTCAGTCGACGGATATTTCAaattcatccctccatcttcaAATACTGAATTTATCATCCAATCCAATCAGCATTTTCAGGATTACGACTAATATTTTCCCCAACCTCACAGCCATTGATTTGTCTTTCTGCTTTTCAGTTCCGAATTTGGAATGGAAGGTGCAGAGCACAGATTTTTTTAGGAATGTGTGGAGACTTGATTTGTCTGGCATTAATATTCCATCTATGGATTTTATTCTGCAAACATTTGATAAGTCCCTTTCCCAGCTAAACTTGCGCAATGTCACTGATCTAAAGGCTATTCTCAAAAAAGCTTGTCTGATTCCGACACTTACAGAATTGACACTATGTGATAACGGTATCACAAACATTACCGGAGTAGG AAACAACTTCATTTTCGAGATCAATAGCTGTGTTTGTCAAAACCTCAGAAATCTCACAGAGCTCAACTTGGGGTCAAATTATATTGGAATTTTGAGAGGCGCTTTCAAAAATGGTCCACCGAAGTTGGAATATTTGAATATAGGCGGAAACTCTTTGCACTCTATCAAAACTGATGACTTTAGAGGTTTAACATCACTCACTCATTTAGTTTTACATGACAATAAAATTGACTCGATTGAAGCAGGAGCATTTGATTCACTAACTAGCTTGAAGACCCTTGACTTGCAAACAAATAAAATTACAGATAAATACCTCACCCCAGCTATATTTTCAGGCCTACCAAATCTAAGCAAACTGCTTTTGCACGATAATCACCTTTTCAGAACAAAGCGGTATAAAACACCACCTTTCTGTCATTTGAAGTCTCTTGAAGTGCTTACAGTCTTTTCTCAGACACATTCTCAAATTAGTACTTATTTACCTGTAAATCTGCTGTGGAATTTGACAAAACTATCAGGTTTCTGGGCACAAAATGTCGGAATTCAGTCTTTAGATGTTAATCTCTTCACAAACAACGCTCAGCTCACTGCACTTGCCCTTAGTCAAAATCACTTTGTATTTCTTTCTCCTGATACATTCTTGCCTCTGCGAAATCTCACAAAACTGCATTTAAGAAACTCCAACCTAAAGACTTTAGATTTTGCTTTACAAGCACAACTACAAAACCTACGATATTTGCAGATCAGTTTTAACCAAATAAGCTCCTTCAATTACACAATTATACAGGCCCTTCCAGCATTGCAGCTTCTTGACATGAGAGGGAATACATTCACCTGTGACTGTTCAAATGAAGGGTTCATCAAATGGGTAAAGATGAACAATCACACGCAAGTATTGGCAGCTAATGCATTTAGGTGCAATAGCCCACCAAATTTGATAGGAACTGAGCTTCTAAAGTTAGACGTGCATTCTTGCTCGGTTGACTTTGGGTTTTATTGTTATATTTCCAGCACTTCTGTGGTGCTCCTGACTATGGTCACGTCCCTCCTCTATCACTTCCTACGCTGGAAAATAGTTTATGCGTATTATTTGTTCTTGGCGTTTCTctatgacaaaaagaaaaaggaacCGGAAAAGACAACCAGGTTCCAATATGATGCTTTTCTTTCCTACAACCTCCACGACGAACACTGGGTCACTGGCACGTTGCTTCCCAAGCTAGAAGGGGAACAGGGATGGAGACTGTGTTTGCACCATCGGGATTTCCAACCAGGAAAATTCATCGTGGACAACATCATAGACGGCATCTACGGCAGCCGCAAGACCATCTGTGTCATCAGCCAGCACTACCTGGAGAGCGAGTGGTGCTCCAGGGAAGTTCAGGTGGCCAGCTTCCGGCTGTTTGACGAGAAGAAGGACGTTCTGGTTCTGGTGTTCCTGGAGGACATTCCGGAATACCGGCTGTCAGCACACTACAGGATCAGGAGCCTGCTGAGGAAGCGGACGTACCTCCGCTGGCCCAAAGCCGGAGAGGACCCACGGGTCTTCTGGGAGAAACTAAGGCTCGCCCTGGGCACCACACAGGACTCTTGA